The Haliaeetus albicilla chromosome 11, bHalAlb1.1, whole genome shotgun sequence sequence CTCCCCCCCCCGTGACCCCACGAcctgccatggggctgggggggggcacagagccccccccccagccatgaCCTCATCTGGCGCATCGCCATGGGGCGGACCCCCCCTGTCCCTTATCCTGGTCCTTATCGCGGGGGGGCCCACACCCCCACCCGAACGTCCCTTATCCCAGTCCCCCAGGCCGCTCAGCCCCACGGTGGGTGGGGTGcgaccggggcggggggggggcaatgggtctcgtgtcccccccccccgcggagGGTGTCATGGGCGGTGctgggtcccctcccagcccctgcgggttttttttgggggggggggttggggtgccCGGATGCATGGGGAGTCATTTCCTCCCCGGCAGCGAGCGGTAGGTAGAGCCCCCCCCCtcggcctccccccccccgccgtgccccacggtggggtggggggggggtctctttttttgggggggggggcgggtgtgCCATGGCTGCGgtttctctcccccccgccaggCCGTGGGGAGCTGCAGGCGGTGGAGGCCATGGGGGGGACCGGggggctctggctgctgctgctggtggtgatgGCTGCAGGCTCTGTGCGGGGAGGTGGGACCCTGCGCCCCCCCCGGAGGGTCAgaggggtccccgggggggcgcgggggggggagctggaTGGCTGGGTCCCTCTGGGCATGGGAGAGGACAACAGGgtccttttggggggggggcaggacacctgggtcctttggggggggcaggacaCCCTGGTCCCtttcggggggggggcagaacaCCTGGgtcctttgggggggggctAGGACGCCTGGATCCTTTTGGGGGGGCAGGACACCCAGGTcctttgggggggtggtggaaCACCCAGGTCCCTTGGGTGGGGGGcaggacacctgggtccctttttggggggggggcaggacacCTGTCCCCCTGCAGGGAGGGGGTGTGGGGCCCAGACACCCGGGTCACCCCTCCAgaccccttcccccccccccgtaccccCCCAGGCACCCCCGAGCTGCACTGCTTCCGCCTGAGCCCCCGGGGGGGGATGAACTGCAGCTGGGggggcccccagcccccccccgaTCCCCTCGTCCTGTGCTACCAGAGCCTCAAGATGTGAGTGTCGGggttggtggtggtggggggggaacGTGACCACGAGGGTCCCCACCCTGACACCcacgccccccacccccaccgcAGGCACGTGTCGGCGGGTGCAGGGATGGCGCGGGCACGGGGGGGGCAGCGGTGGGTGCTGGTGCCACGGGCGGCGCTGACGGCGGGGGACGTCTACGCCGTGTGGGTgcaggggccgggggggcggcAGGTGACGGCCCCCCTCAACCTCTCCCTCGACCACATAGGTACCCCCcaacgccccccccccagcatggaGGTCTGGGTCCTTCCTGGTGAGGGGGGGGCtcagacacctgggtccctcAGTTATGGGGGggcccagatgcctgggtccttcctgggggggggggatctggAAGCCTGGGTCCtctgggggtgtgtgggggggtcccggccacttgggtcccccatggggtgTCTAAGactgtgcccccccccgcccagtgaAGCCGCCGcccccccagctgcaggtgaacccctcgccccccccctcGGTACGCTGGATGCGACCCccgggctgggaggggggggctgccccccccccgctgtgccCTGCGCTACCGTCCCTGCTGGGGGGGGATGGACTGGGTGCAGGGGGTTCCCATCCAACCCCTCTGCTGCAAGGGCCAGGACTCCGGGgtgtcccccgtgtcccccccccaagaaactgcccccccccaggtgccTGAAGCCGACCTGGAGCCCGAGGGGTTCGAGTTCGAGGCCGGGGCGCTGGAGCCGGGGGGGGCCCACGAGGTGCAGGGGCGCTGCGCAGGGGAGGGGGGTCTCTGGAGCGACTGGAGCCCCCCCCAGGCCTTCACCCTGCCCCCCCACGGTGGGTCACCCTGGGTCCCatatggggtgggggggggcccggatgcctgggtccctg is a genomic window containing:
- the LOC138687649 gene encoding collagen, type I, alpha 1a-like, with the translated sequence MAAVSLPPARPWGAAGGGGHGGDRGALAAAAGGDGCRLCAGRHPRAALLPPEPPGGDELQLGGPPAPPRSPRPVLPEPQDARVGGCRDGAGTGGAAVGAGATGGADGGGRLRRVGAGAGGAAGDGPPQPLPRPHRCLKPTWSPRGSSSRPGRWSRGGPTRCRGAAQGRGVSGATGAPPRPSPCPPTEPLDVWRQEEESGGGQRGLILLWKDPSAGGGREYTVTVERDRGLPRRLHPPCCRCPLPPDTVSVAVTARGPPGPSAPARLRLDRTDLPPPRGVRVKPVPGPGLGVWWEPGGPPAAPQYLVEWAEVGAGGASTGSVAPPGPTAPSCQVPLGAACPRPPAQPRRPYPGPPRAGGATLSSP